One genomic window of Rhodoligotrophos defluvii includes the following:
- a CDS encoding DUF3597 domain-containing protein: MGILDSIKNTILGDSNPADALSQAANAAATETAKAASAASTVAADSVAAASQAAKAAVSSVSSSIAAQPTAASGPSVVTPINPQPAAPSISSAMASAAPVDVASILDAAVKQKGEMLDWRNSIVDMMKALGLDSSFSSRMALAKELNYPGDLNDSAAVNTWLHKTLMAKLAENGGKMLTNLLG, encoded by the coding sequence ATGGGCATCCTCGACTCGATTAAGAACACGATCCTGGGCGACAGCAATCCGGCCGATGCACTGAGCCAGGCGGCCAATGCCGCCGCTACGGAAACGGCCAAGGCGGCCTCTGCCGCTTCGACTGTTGCGGCCGACTCCGTCGCCGCAGCTTCACAAGCCGCGAAGGCAGCCGTTTCGTCTGTCTCGAGCTCGATTGCCGCGCAACCCACGGCCGCAAGTGGGCCTTCCGTGGTCACGCCCATCAATCCGCAACCCGCAGCGCCGAGCATCTCCTCTGCCATGGCTTCGGCCGCCCCTGTCGATGTGGCCTCGATTCTCGACGCGGCCGTGAAGCAGAAGGGCGAGATGCTCGATTGGCGCAACTCGATCGTCGACATGATGAAGGCGCTGGGCTTGGACAGCAGCTTCTCCAGCCGCATGGCACTGGCCAAGGAGCTCAATTATCCCGGCGACCTAAACGATTCGGCGGCGGTGAACACCTGGCTGCACAAGACCCTGATGGCGAAGCTCGCCGAAAACGGCGGCAAGATGCTGACCAACCTATTGGGCTGA
- a CDS encoding winged helix-turn-helix transcriptional regulator, with amino-acid sequence MTKKKQPYSAGLGPVLEMIGGKWKGLLLWELRDQPVRFGELRRRMPGISEKMLIQQLRELEADGLVHREVFHQVPPRVEYSVTPLGASLNKALTPLCAWGERHAKASAGGAKGQGNK; translated from the coding sequence GTGACGAAGAAAAAGCAGCCTTACAGCGCCGGTTTGGGCCCGGTTCTTGAGATGATCGGCGGCAAGTGGAAGGGCTTGCTCCTCTGGGAGCTGCGTGACCAGCCTGTTCGTTTCGGCGAACTCAGGCGGCGTATGCCGGGGATCAGCGAAAAAATGCTGATTCAGCAGCTCCGCGAACTCGAGGCGGACGGTCTCGTCCACCGCGAAGTCTTCCACCAGGTTCCGCCGCGCGTGGAATATTCGGTGACACCGCTGGGCGCATCGCTCAACAAGGCACTCACCCCGCTCTGCGCGTGGGGCGAGCGCCACGCCAAGGCATCGGCAGGAGGCGCGAAAGGGCAGGGGAACAAGTGA
- a CDS encoding acyl-CoA dehydrogenase family protein: protein MTSLATVLDERTSGYATHEVFNQPTPLAGYNAYSDDVPLVQAMRVFGADWAEDRLKQTGALIGSERIQLLAREANRHLPELRTHDRFGNRLDIVEFHPAYHELMALIYGGETHSLAWTNARAGAHVARAGLSYLWNQGENGICCPMLMNFASIAALRHEPTVLAEWEPLINRPAYDPRAIYAKHKPAVTVGMAMTEKQGGSDLRANSTTARPATSRRGRGAPYLITGHKWFFSVPMSDLFLTLAHTEKGLSCFLATGWLPDGRRNRLKIQRLKEKCGNRSNASSEVEFYDLEATMLGEEGRGIRTIIEMAHLTRLDIAIGSAGLMRQALSQAIHHTTGRRAFQRALIDQPIMNSVLADLALESEAMMWMAMRAALAFDRAEADPAEGLLSRILTPVAKYWASKRASMHVAEAMECHGGNGFIADHLMERLYREAPLNSIWEGTGNVICLDVLRAMQREPETVGVLIDEIEQARGANTHLDRTVDTLKHELANPAGLETTMRRTVETMACAIQASLLLRYAPPAVADAFCATRLAGHWGQAFGTLPAGVDKHAIIERARIPFGQT from the coding sequence GTGACCAGCCTTGCCACTGTCTTGGATGAGCGGACGTCGGGCTATGCCACACATGAGGTCTTCAACCAGCCCACGCCGCTTGCGGGATACAATGCTTATTCCGACGACGTGCCGCTGGTCCAGGCCATGCGCGTGTTCGGCGCCGATTGGGCAGAGGATCGCCTCAAGCAAACCGGAGCCCTCATCGGCAGCGAGAGAATCCAGCTGCTCGCCCGAGAGGCGAACCGCCATCTGCCGGAGCTGCGCACCCATGATCGCTTCGGCAATCGGCTCGATATCGTCGAGTTTCACCCGGCCTATCACGAGCTCATGGCGCTGATTTATGGCGGAGAAACTCACTCCCTCGCCTGGACGAACGCTCGGGCGGGAGCGCACGTGGCGCGCGCGGGCCTGAGCTATCTGTGGAACCAGGGCGAGAACGGCATCTGCTGCCCGATGCTGATGAATTTCGCTTCGATTGCAGCGCTGCGGCACGAGCCCACGGTTCTTGCCGAATGGGAGCCGCTCATCAATCGTCCAGCTTATGATCCGCGTGCGATCTATGCCAAGCACAAGCCTGCCGTGACGGTTGGCATGGCGATGACGGAGAAACAGGGCGGCTCCGACTTGCGTGCAAACAGCACCACCGCTCGGCCGGCGACGTCCCGGCGCGGCCGCGGCGCCCCATATCTCATCACCGGGCACAAGTGGTTTTTCTCGGTGCCCATGAGCGATCTGTTCCTGACCCTTGCTCATACCGAGAAGGGGCTGTCCTGCTTCCTTGCCACCGGCTGGCTGCCGGACGGCCGGCGCAACCGCCTCAAGATCCAGCGGCTCAAGGAGAAATGCGGCAACCGGTCCAACGCGAGCAGCGAAGTAGAGTTCTACGATCTCGAAGCCACCATGCTCGGCGAGGAAGGCCGCGGCATCCGGACCATCATCGAGATGGCTCACCTCACCCGGCTGGACATCGCCATTGGCTCCGCCGGCCTGATGCGGCAGGCGCTCAGCCAGGCCATCCACCATACGACCGGCCGCCGTGCATTCCAGCGCGCATTGATCGATCAGCCGATCATGAACAGCGTGCTTGCGGACCTCGCGCTGGAGAGCGAGGCCATGATGTGGATGGCGATGCGCGCGGCGCTCGCGTTCGACCGGGCCGAAGCAGATCCGGCTGAGGGACTGCTCTCGCGCATTCTGACCCCTGTCGCAAAATACTGGGCGAGCAAACGCGCCAGCATGCATGTGGCGGAAGCTATGGAATGCCACGGGGGCAACGGTTTCATCGCCGACCACCTGATGGAGCGCCTCTACCGCGAAGCACCGCTCAACAGCATCTGGGAAGGCACGGGCAACGTGATCTGCCTCGACGTGCTGCGCGCCATGCAACGCGAGCCGGAAACCGTTGGCGTGCTGATCGATGAGATCGAACAAGCACGCGGCGCGAACACGCATCTCGACCGCACTGTCGACACCCTGAAGCATGAGTTGGCCAATCCAGCAGGCCTGGAGACGACCATGCGCCGCACAGTTGAAACGATGGCATGCGCCATTCAGGCCAGCTTGCTCCTGCGCTACGCGCCCCCTGCGGTGGCGGACGCATTCTGCGCAACGCGGCTCGCCGGCCATTGGGGCCAGGCGTTCGGAACGCTCCCCGCAGGCGTGGACAAGCATGCCATCATCGAGCGCGCTCGCATCCCTTTTGGCCAAACGTGA
- the hisN gene encoding histidinol-phosphatase gives MAASSPPSAELLAFARHLGDAAAAVTLPLFRSPLVIDNKGEELFDPVTEADRDAEMAIRALIAERYPTHGIVGEEFEQDNKTAQFTWHIDPIDGTRAFVTGLPTWATLIGLQRDDEPYIGLMHQPFVGERFFASPEGAFLENSRGVQKLAVRSADTLAESVMASTSPEIFRSEAEAACLSRLRAATHTIRYGTDAYGYCLLAAGCIDLVVEANLASYDVMAVIPIVRQAGGVITTWSGGDPQHGGAVVAAANERLHAEALSVING, from the coding sequence ATGGCTGCATCCTCTCCCCCGTCTGCCGAGCTGCTTGCCTTCGCCCGTCACCTGGGCGATGCCGCAGCGGCCGTGACGCTTCCCCTCTTCCGCTCGCCCCTCGTGATCGACAACAAGGGTGAAGAGCTGTTCGACCCGGTGACTGAGGCCGACCGGGACGCGGAAATGGCCATTCGCGCGCTGATCGCCGAGCGGTACCCAACCCATGGCATTGTCGGCGAGGAGTTCGAACAAGACAACAAGACCGCCCAGTTTACCTGGCACATCGATCCGATCGACGGCACTCGCGCCTTCGTGACCGGCTTGCCGACCTGGGCCACCCTGATCGGTCTGCAGCGGGACGATGAGCCCTATATCGGGCTGATGCACCAGCCGTTCGTCGGCGAGCGCTTCTTCGCGAGCCCGGAGGGTGCATTCCTGGAGAATTCGCGAGGCGTGCAGAAACTCGCCGTACGCTCCGCTGATACCCTTGCCGAGTCGGTGATGGCCAGCACGAGCCCCGAGATCTTCCGCTCCGAGGCGGAGGCCGCCTGCCTGTCACGGCTGCGTGCTGCGACGCACACGATCCGCTATGGCACCGACGCCTATGGCTATTGCTTGCTGGCGGCCGGCTGCATCGACCTGGTGGTGGAGGCGAACCTCGCCTCCTATGACGTGATGGCGGTGATCCCGATCGTGCGGCAGGCAGGTGGCGTCATCACCACGTGGTCCGGCGGTGATCCCCAGCACGGGGGTGCGGTGGTGGCGGCCGCGAACGAGCGGCTGCATGCGGAAGCTCTGTCCGTTATCAACGGGTGA
- a CDS encoding alpha/beta fold hydrolase, with the protein MDDHGDVLQLNPPPAGLAFDHITTPSGARLRYALCGLQQKPIRGTVCLFQGRGEFIEKYFETIADLRRRNYAVAALDWRGQGGSSRLLRNSRKGHIKSFAQYDEDLVSFMRAVVLPDCPPPYYALAHSTGGSIVLRALPRRSWFQKVVVLAPLLGINARGVPEGPARCLARTGKLLGLGDAFVPGTGRHHLDHLSVEKSVLTSDPRRFARTAALAKAFPDMAIGGPTIGWLCAALDCIDAFHRDFPAKADFQTPVLMVLAGNEKVSDNQAARRFARRMRSISLIEIKGARHEILMERDFYREQLWAAFDSFLEEESSWRYEEVA; encoded by the coding sequence ATGGACGATCATGGTGACGTGCTGCAGTTGAACCCCCCGCCCGCCGGCCTGGCTTTCGACCATATCACCACACCTTCGGGAGCGCGGTTGCGTTATGCCCTGTGCGGACTGCAGCAGAAGCCCATCCGCGGCACGGTCTGCCTGTTCCAGGGTCGTGGCGAGTTCATCGAGAAATACTTCGAAACGATCGCCGACCTCAGGCGCCGCAACTACGCGGTCGCGGCTCTGGACTGGCGAGGGCAGGGTGGCTCGTCCCGCCTGTTGCGTAACAGCCGCAAGGGCCACATCAAGAGCTTCGCGCAATACGACGAGGACCTGGTGAGCTTCATGCGGGCGGTGGTACTGCCGGACTGCCCGCCACCTTACTACGCGCTCGCCCACTCGACCGGCGGCAGTATCGTGCTGCGCGCTCTGCCGCGGCGGAGCTGGTTCCAGAAGGTGGTGGTCCTGGCGCCGCTGCTCGGCATCAATGCGCGCGGCGTGCCGGAGGGGCCGGCCAGATGCCTTGCCCGTACCGGCAAGCTGCTTGGGCTTGGCGACGCATTCGTGCCCGGCACCGGCCGGCATCACCTTGATCATCTCAGCGTGGAGAAGAGCGTCCTCACCTCCGACCCGCGCCGCTTTGCCCGCACGGCGGCTCTGGCCAAGGCTTTCCCCGACATGGCGATCGGCGGGCCCACCATTGGCTGGCTCTGCGCCGCTCTCGACTGCATCGATGCCTTTCATCGCGATTTTCCAGCCAAGGCCGACTTTCAAACCCCGGTTCTCATGGTGCTGGCGGGGAACGAGAAGGTGTCGGACAACCAGGCGGCGCGGCGTTTTGCCCGGCGCATGCGGTCCATATCGCTGATCGAGATCAAGGGCGCGCGTCACGAAATCCTGATGGAGCGGGACTTCTATCGCGAGCAGCTCTGGGCGGCCTTCGACAGCTTCCTCGAGGAAGAGAGTTCCTGGCGATACGAGGAGGTCGCCTGA
- a CDS encoding class I SAM-dependent methyltransferase: protein MEQISRNMIDQAKLDALLGRAIGDLSAGYGGVMVSLGNRLGLYKAMAGAGPLTSRELANRAGCAERYVREWLNSQVAGGYVIYHAVSDTYELTAEQAFVLANEDSPVFIPNAWAVPASMWADEEKAVEAFRTGKGIPWGDHDGRLYCGVAAFYRNAYRGSLVSEWLPALDGVVEKLKAGARVADIGCGHGHSTVLMAQAFPASQFHGFDAHADSVATAQKVAAEAGVAQRASFATARADDYPAAGYDLICFFDCLHDMGDPVAAAAHAARALALDGTVMLVEPFANDRVEDNVSPVARMYYAASTTICCAHAISEGGRMVLGAQAGEGRLADVFRKAGFTRFRRAMATPFNLILEARR, encoded by the coding sequence ATGGAGCAGATCTCGCGCAACATGATCGACCAGGCCAAACTGGACGCCCTTCTCGGGCGGGCAATCGGTGATCTCTCCGCGGGCTACGGCGGCGTGATGGTGAGCCTCGGCAACCGGCTCGGGCTCTACAAGGCCATGGCGGGGGCCGGCCCGCTCACCTCGCGCGAGCTGGCCAACCGGGCAGGCTGCGCTGAGCGATACGTCCGCGAATGGCTCAATTCGCAAGTCGCCGGCGGCTATGTCATCTATCACGCCGTGAGCGATACCTACGAGCTGACGGCGGAGCAGGCCTTCGTGCTCGCGAACGAGGACAGCCCGGTCTTCATCCCCAACGCCTGGGCTGTTCCCGCTTCGATGTGGGCGGACGAGGAGAAGGCGGTGGAGGCTTTCCGCACCGGCAAGGGCATTCCCTGGGGCGACCATGACGGACGGCTTTATTGCGGGGTGGCGGCCTTCTATCGCAATGCCTATCGCGGCAGCCTCGTTTCGGAATGGCTGCCGGCGCTCGATGGCGTGGTCGAGAAGCTCAAGGCCGGTGCCCGCGTGGCCGACATCGGATGCGGCCACGGGCATTCGACGGTGCTCATGGCGCAGGCCTTTCCCGCCTCGCAATTCCACGGGTTCGATGCGCACGCGGATTCGGTGGCCACAGCCCAGAAGGTCGCTGCGGAGGCGGGCGTCGCGCAACGGGCAAGCTTTGCAACGGCGCGGGCCGATGATTATCCCGCTGCGGGCTATGACCTGATCTGCTTCTTCGATTGCCTGCACGACATGGGTGATCCGGTCGCGGCCGCTGCACATGCAGCCAGGGCGCTCGCGCTGGACGGCACCGTGATGCTGGTCGAGCCCTTCGCCAATGATCGGGTGGAGGACAATGTCTCGCCGGTGGCCAGGATGTATTACGCCGCCTCCACCACGATCTGCTGCGCGCACGCGATCTCCGAAGGCGGCCGCATGGTGCTCGGTGCTCAGGCCGGCGAGGGGCGCCTCGCCGACGTGTTCCGCAAAGCGGGGTTCACCCGATTCAGGCGCGCCATGGCGACACCGTTCAACCTCATTCTGGAAGCTCGGCGCTGA
- a CDS encoding TetR/AcrR family transcriptional regulator C-terminal domain-containing protein → MSTLSNRDDDGEPRKRSRTRATRTAGQRKRSHLLDVASALFKAQGLNGVTITAIADAADAFPSQITYYFHTKEALFVEAACRDMLHIAESAELAAARARTPATYMKALVDSVLQADGLAFFVEALVLARQRTDLAAQVARTIERLHVDGARAFAGEVARRGWRPLAAPELMSRKFWAIALGVALEGQALGKAGAEMAADMVELLGAMAETSS, encoded by the coding sequence TTGAGCACGCTCAGCAACAGGGACGACGACGGGGAGCCCCGCAAGCGGAGCAGGACCCGCGCGACGCGAACGGCCGGTCAGCGCAAGCGCTCGCACCTGCTCGATGTGGCCAGCGCGCTCTTCAAGGCCCAAGGCCTCAACGGTGTGACCATCACAGCGATTGCTGACGCGGCAGACGCTTTCCCGAGCCAGATCACCTATTATTTCCACACCAAGGAAGCGCTGTTTGTCGAGGCGGCTTGCCGTGACATGCTGCACATCGCCGAGAGCGCCGAGCTTGCCGCCGCGCGCGCCCGGACGCCCGCAACCTACATGAAAGCGCTGGTGGATAGTGTGCTGCAGGCCGACGGCTTGGCGTTCTTCGTCGAGGCGCTCGTGCTCGCGCGGCAGAGAACTGATCTTGCCGCCCAGGTTGCCCGTACGATTGAAAGATTGCATGTGGATGGCGCGCGCGCTTTCGCAGGGGAGGTCGCACGCCGCGGCTGGCGCCCCCTTGCGGCACCCGAGCTCATGTCGCGGAAGTTCTGGGCCATTGCGCTGGGCGTCGCGCTGGAAGGCCAGGCATTGGGCAAAGCCGGGGCAGAGATGGCGGCGGACATGGTCGAACTGCTCGGCGCCATGGCGGAGACATCGAGCTGA
- a CDS encoding VOC family protein produces MSVNAEYKPAGHPDVSVYIMANDAEAVIGFLTDVFDATTLMSLAREDGSVMHAEVRIGDSVVMLAQAMPEYPAFPVWLHVYVPDVDATYERALAHGAQSVQEPQRKGDEDRRGGIKDPAGNIWWISTREA; encoded by the coding sequence ATGAGTGTGAACGCAGAGTACAAGCCAGCCGGACATCCCGACGTTTCCGTCTATATCATGGCCAATGACGCGGAGGCGGTGATCGGTTTCCTCACCGACGTGTTCGACGCCACCACGCTGATGTCCCTCGCGAGGGAGGATGGCTCTGTTATGCATGCGGAGGTCCGGATCGGTGACAGCGTGGTGATGCTCGCGCAGGCGATGCCCGAATATCCCGCTTTCCCCGTATGGCTGCATGTTTATGTGCCGGACGTGGACGCCACCTACGAGCGGGCGCTCGCGCATGGCGCCCAGTCGGTGCAGGAACCGCAGCGGAAAGGAGATGAAGACCGTCGCGGCGGCATAAAGGACCCGGCCGGCAACATCTGGTGGATTTCGACCAGAGAGGCCTGA
- a CDS encoding GlxA family transcriptional regulator: MPRHAVATRSEPFHVSLLAIPEAVVSTLSGIFDVMNAFAMMPPPPGMPMQTPPFRVEIVGARAGPLELASHIPVTVQRSVAALDATDIIIVPSVLLGPEGWRKGRYPELVEWLTAMHARGALLCSACSGIFLLAETGLFDGVDATVHFGYARTFAATFPQVRIHPEHVLVVSGRQEELITSGASMTWHDLVLYLIARHAGSTAAQAVARFFALQWHQDGLAPYIVFEGRNDHGDLAIQAAQAWVGTHFAVANPVEEMIRRTGLSERTFKRRFANATGLSPLAYVQRLRIEDAKRRLERTEASVDEISWQVGYEEPAFFRRLFKRVTGLTPGAYRRRFRIPDYARPGAAPEQHGRRPAEAT; encoded by the coding sequence ATGCCTCGTCACGCCGTTGCGACCAGATCGGAGCCGTTCCACGTGAGCCTCCTCGCGATCCCCGAGGCCGTGGTATCCACACTGAGTGGCATTTTCGACGTGATGAACGCGTTTGCCATGATGCCACCGCCTCCCGGCATGCCCATGCAGACGCCGCCGTTCCGGGTCGAAATCGTGGGCGCGCGGGCCGGCCCGCTGGAACTTGCAAGCCACATCCCTGTCACGGTGCAGCGGAGCGTGGCCGCGCTCGATGCTACCGACATCATCATCGTCCCCTCCGTGTTGCTCGGCCCGGAGGGCTGGCGGAAGGGCCGCTATCCTGAATTGGTCGAGTGGCTGACCGCCATGCATGCCCGCGGCGCGCTTCTGTGCTCGGCCTGCTCGGGTATCTTCCTGCTCGCCGAAACCGGACTTTTCGACGGCGTGGATGCCACCGTGCATTTTGGCTATGCCCGTACCTTTGCTGCCACCTTTCCGCAGGTGCGGATCCATCCGGAGCACGTTCTGGTCGTCTCCGGCAGACAGGAGGAACTGATCACGTCCGGCGCTTCTATGACCTGGCACGATCTGGTGCTCTATCTCATAGCGCGTCATGCGGGGTCGACCGCGGCACAGGCGGTCGCCCGCTTCTTCGCCCTGCAATGGCACCAGGACGGATTGGCACCCTACATCGTGTTCGAGGGGCGCAATGACCACGGCGATCTCGCCATCCAAGCGGCTCAAGCCTGGGTTGGCACGCATTTCGCGGTGGCCAACCCCGTGGAAGAGATGATCCGGCGCACCGGACTTTCCGAGCGTACCTTCAAGCGCCGGTTCGCGAACGCCACGGGCCTGAGCCCTCTCGCCTATGTGCAGCGCCTGAGAATAGAAGATGCCAAGCGCCGTCTCGAGCGGACCGAGGCCTCCGTCGACGAGATCAGCTGGCAGGTCGGCTACGAGGAACCGGCCTTTTTCCGCCGCCTGTTCAAGCGCGTCACGGGCCTGACGCCGGGTGCGTACCGGCGACGGTTCAGGATTCCCGATTACGCGCGGCCGGGCGCCGCGCCTGAGCAGCACGGCCGCCGGCCGGCCGAAGCGACTTGA
- a CDS encoding MFS transporter has translation MCPLPWAGTQGGSAIAGNAHIATAIPHRLDRLPWSRFHWLVVVALGITWILDGLEVTIAGSVAGALRESPVLQFTASDVGFANSAYLAGAVTGALFFGWLTDRWGRKRLFSITLGVYLLATAGTAFAWDLPSFALMRFLTGAGIGGEYSAINSAIQELIPARRRGWTDLAINGSFWFGAALASGASILLLDPRVIDPEYGWRLAFFGGAAIGLVILWLRRFLPESPRWLASHGRPEEAERIIQAIEHRVEAEGHRLAPIQPSEAHVRPRRSTPMSEVFTTLFRDYPKRTFYCLVLMAAQAFFYNAIFFTYAMMLTDFYAVPSASVGYYILPFAAGNVLGPLLLGRLFDSWGRRPMIMLTYTLSGLLLAATGFAFQAEWLTATTQTLCWSATFFFASAAASAAYLTAAESFPLEMRALAIAIFYALGTLLGAASPWVFGLLIESGSRDQVLLGYLFGASLMIIAALVTLAYGVAAERKPLEEVARPLSWH, from the coding sequence ATCTGTCCCCTCCCATGGGCTGGAACACAAGGGGGTTCTGCGATCGCCGGAAACGCGCATATTGCCACGGCCATCCCGCACCGGCTCGACCGCCTCCCCTGGAGCCGCTTTCACTGGTTGGTCGTGGTCGCGCTCGGCATCACCTGGATTCTCGATGGGCTGGAAGTCACGATCGCGGGGTCGGTCGCGGGCGCATTGCGCGAAAGCCCTGTGCTGCAATTCACCGCCTCGGACGTGGGCTTCGCCAATTCGGCTTATCTCGCGGGTGCGGTGACAGGCGCGTTGTTCTTCGGCTGGCTGACCGACCGCTGGGGACGCAAGCGACTCTTCTCGATCACCCTGGGTGTCTACCTGCTGGCGACGGCGGGAACGGCCTTTGCCTGGGATTTGCCGTCGTTCGCCCTGATGCGCTTCCTGACCGGTGCAGGGATCGGGGGCGAATATTCGGCCATCAATTCCGCCATCCAGGAGCTGATACCGGCACGCAGACGGGGCTGGACGGACCTGGCGATCAATGGGAGCTTCTGGTTCGGCGCAGCGCTGGCGAGCGGCGCCTCCATCCTGCTGCTCGATCCGCGCGTCATCGATCCCGAATATGGCTGGCGCCTGGCCTTTTTCGGCGGCGCGGCGATCGGCCTCGTCATTCTCTGGCTTCGCCGCTTTCTCCCCGAGAGCCCCCGCTGGCTGGCCAGCCATGGCCGCCCCGAAGAGGCCGAGCGCATCATCCAGGCGATCGAGCACCGGGTGGAGGCCGAAGGCCATCGCCTCGCGCCGATCCAGCCAAGCGAAGCCCATGTCCGCCCGCGCCGCTCGACGCCGATGAGCGAAGTCTTCACCACCCTCTTTCGCGATTACCCGAAGCGGACATTCTACTGCCTGGTGCTGATGGCGGCGCAGGCCTTCTTCTATAACGCGATCTTCTTCACCTACGCGATGATGCTGACGGACTTCTACGCGGTGCCGAGCGCCAGCGTGGGTTATTACATTCTTCCCTTTGCCGCCGGGAACGTGCTGGGGCCGCTGCTGCTGGGCCGACTGTTCGACAGCTGGGGACGACGGCCGATGATCATGCTGACCTACACGCTCTCGGGGCTGTTGCTGGCGGCAACCGGCTTCGCGTTCCAGGCCGAATGGCTGACGGCAACGACGCAGACCTTGTGCTGGAGCGCCACCTTCTTCTTCGCCAGCGCCGCGGCCAGTGCAGCTTATCTCACGGCCGCCGAAAGCTTCCCGCTGGAAATGCGTGCCCTCGCCATTGCAATCTTCTATGCACTGGGAACGCTGCTGGGCGCCGCCTCACCGTGGGTCTTCGGCCTCCTGATCGAAAGCGGATCCCGCGACCAGGTGTTGCTTGGCTATCTGTTCGGCGCCAGCCTCATGATCATCGCCGCTCTCGTCACACTGGCCTATGGCGTGGCGGCTGAACGCAAACCACTCGAAGAGGTTGCCAGGCCATTGAGCTGGCATTGA
- a CDS encoding Hsp20 family protein has protein sequence MFDLTPLYRSTVGFDRLGSLLESLANVDASNGYPPYNIERLGDDQYRITMAVAGFKPEELHVEVKEQALSISGRKAEKSQNSGGAFLHQGIASRSFERRFQLADYVKVTGAKLENGLLHIELTREVPEAAKPRVIAIASGDSTKTIEEKKVIDQKAA, from the coding sequence ATGTTCGATCTTACCCCTCTCTACCGTTCGACCGTCGGCTTCGACCGGCTGGGTTCTCTGCTTGAATCGCTCGCCAATGTCGATGCGAGCAACGGCTATCCGCCCTACAACATCGAGCGCCTTGGCGACGACCAGTACCGCATCACCATGGCGGTGGCGGGCTTCAAGCCCGAGGAGCTTCATGTGGAGGTGAAGGAGCAGGCCCTCAGCATCAGCGGCCGCAAGGCGGAGAAGTCGCAGAATTCTGGCGGGGCTTTCCTGCACCAGGGTATCGCCTCCCGCTCCTTCGAGCGGCGCTTCCAGCTCGCCGATTATGTCAAGGTGACCGGCGCCAAGCTCGAGAACGGCCTCCTGCATATCGAGTTGACCCGCGAGGTTCCCGAGGCGGCGAAGCCGCGTGTCATCGCCATTGCGAGCGGCGACAGCACCAAGACCATCGAAGAGAAGAAGGTTATCGATCAGAAGGCCGCCTGA
- a CDS encoding flavodoxin family protein, with protein sequence MRRLLILVGSPRKTGNSAALASAVQRGAEACGAQATLRHIDDFMSGFLGDCTVCRRPDGDCAIPDQFRRVFFEDFLPAQAVVFCSPIYWYGLSAQTKAFFDRTFCYHAASYPGSAEVRSGMSGKRIGLVLASEETYPGAALGIIHQIQEFSRYTHSAFVGVVRGVGNSRGEVAYDPNDPLKAAERLGRDIFTGIYSDYRADTQRGAHVWSPQLTAGGATD encoded by the coding sequence ATGCGCCGCCTCCTCATCCTCGTCGGAAGCCCACGGAAGACCGGCAATTCCGCTGCGCTGGCCAGCGCCGTGCAGCGCGGCGCCGAAGCATGCGGCGCGCAGGCGACGCTCCGGCATATCGACGACTTCATGTCAGGATTTCTGGGCGATTGCACCGTCTGCCGTCGCCCCGACGGAGACTGCGCCATCCCCGATCAGTTCCGCCGGGTGTTCTTCGAAGATTTCCTTCCGGCCCAAGCAGTGGTCTTCTGCTCGCCCATTTACTGGTACGGCCTGTCCGCCCAGACAAAGGCGTTCTTCGATCGCACCTTCTGCTACCATGCCGCGTCCTATCCCGGGTCGGCCGAGGTCCGCAGCGGCATGTCGGGCAAGCGCATCGGGCTGGTGCTGGCGTCGGAGGAAACCTATCCGGGCGCCGCGCTCGGCATCATCCACCAGATCCAAGAGTTTTCCCGCTACACCCATTCCGCCTTCGTCGGCGTTGTCCGCGGCGTCGGCAATAGTCGTGGCGAAGTTGCCTATGACCCCAACGACCCTTTGAAGGCCGCCGAACGGCTCGGCCGCGACATCTTCACGGGCATATACTCGGATTACCGCGCCGACACACAACGTGGCGCGCATGTCTGGTCGCCTCAGCTCACCGCTGGCGGCGCGACGGATTGA
- a CDS encoding DUF1127 domain-containing protein, which yields MSALILKSLSRGAETVLLAALSAAHLAFAAYRERQERRIAELALAKLDEHLLKDLGVTRSDIQLGVLGQLEQRRDGRTHRRDF from the coding sequence ATGTCAGCGCTAATCCTCAAGTCTTTGTCGCGCGGAGCGGAGACTGTTCTGCTCGCCGCGCTGAGTGCGGCCCATCTGGCATTTGCCGCATACCGAGAGCGGCAGGAGCGGCGGATCGCCGAGCTTGCCCTTGCGAAACTGGACGAACACCTCCTGAAGGACCTCGGGGTCACCCGATCCGACATACAATTGGGCGTTCTCGGGCAATTGGAGCAAAGAAGGGACGGCCGGACGCATCGGCGGGACTTCTGA